From Camelina sativa cultivar DH55 chromosome 20, Cs, whole genome shotgun sequence, the proteins below share one genomic window:
- the LOC104769049 gene encoding uncharacterized protein LOC104769049, with translation MYESNLLSLSSSCTMNLNFAFSPFFITQTQPFSPHKRNLPTLVAVSANSDNHAGDNNGGVSAAKKGSGTSARGRRLLKVREEKRKRDYDRLHDYPSWAKVLESACKDDEELRAVLGDSIGNPELMRKKVEERLRKKGKDFQKQKTGSVLSFKVNFRDFNPVDSFIWFELYGTPSDRDVDLIGSVIQAWYVMGRLGAFNTSNLQLANSSLEYDPLYDGEKGFKVMPSSFHDISDVEFQDNWGRVWVDLGTSDIFALDVLLNCLTVMSSEYLGIQQVVFGGKRLGDWEEGMTNPDFGYKYFKI, from the exons ATGTACGAAAGTAATCTCTTATCGCTGTCATCTTCATGCACCATGAATCTCAATTTCGCTTTCTCTCCCTTCTTTATCACTCAGACACAACCATTCTCTCCCCACAAACGTAATCTTCCCACTCTCGTCGCTGTTTCTGCTAATTCCGACAACCACGCCGGTGACAATAACGGCGGAGTGTCGGCGGCGAAGAAAGGGTCAGGGACGTCGGCGAGAGGAAGGAGATTACTCAAggttagagaagagaagagaaaacgcGACTACGATCGTCTTCACGATTACCCATCTTGGGCCAa GGTACTGGAAAGTGCGtgtaaagatgatgaagagcttCGAGCTGTTCTTGGTGATAGCATTGGAAATCCTGAGCTCATGAGAAAGAAG GTTGAAGAAAGGCTTAGGAAGAAGGGAAAAGATTTCCAGAAGCAGAAGACTGGTTCTGTGCTTTCTTTCAAAGTTAACTTCAGAGA TTTCAATCCTGTTGATTCCTTTATATGGTTTGAGCTCTATGGAACGCCTTCAGATCGAGATGTTGATCTTATTGGAAGT GTTATACAGGCATGGTATGTTATGGGGAGATTGGGCGCTTTCAACACATCTAACTTACAG CTAGCAAACTCGTCTCTAGAATATGATCCTCTCTACGACGGAGAGAAGGGCTTCAAAGTGATGCCTTCATCGTTTCATGACATCAGCGATGTCGAATTTCAAGACAATTGGGGTCGTGTGTG GGTTGATCTTGGTACTTCGGATATCTTCGCCCTTGATGTGCTTCTCAACTGTTTGACAGTTATGAGTTCAGA GTACTTGGGCATTCAACAAGTAGTATTTGGTGGTAAACGACTGGGAGATTGGGAAGAGGGAATGACAAATCCCGATTTTGGTTATAAGTATTTTAAGATCTGA